A stretch of the Archangium violaceum genome encodes the following:
- a CDS encoding TetR/AcrR family transcriptional regulator: protein MRRLSARTPAPTPLRTLEDIREQRRGPGLSAEDWADAALWSLADGVEALSVEKLARRLGVTKGGFYWHFTDRAELLQAALARWEQLATTQVIARLDALTDPRERLYQLLALTFEADPHGKIEVAIVAGAAADPRIQPVLARVSQRRMGYLVTLYRALGLPAREARHWALQAYSTYVGLLHLAISSPDTLGTSRARADYVKHLTRALIPA, encoded by the coding sequence ATGAGACGCCTTTCCGCACGCACACCAGCGCCCACGCCCCTCCGGACGCTCGAGGACATCCGCGAGCAGCGCCGGGGCCCGGGGCTCTCGGCCGAGGACTGGGCGGACGCCGCGCTCTGGAGCCTCGCGGACGGCGTCGAGGCCCTCTCGGTGGAGAAGCTGGCCCGGCGGCTCGGGGTGACGAAGGGAGGCTTCTACTGGCACTTCACGGACCGCGCGGAGTTGCTCCAGGCCGCGCTCGCGCGCTGGGAGCAACTGGCGACCACCCAGGTCATCGCCCGGCTGGACGCACTGACAGATCCCCGGGAGCGGCTGTACCAACTCCTGGCGTTGACGTTCGAGGCGGACCCGCACGGGAAGATCGAGGTCGCCATCGTCGCGGGCGCAGCCGCGGATCCACGCATCCAGCCGGTCCTCGCGCGTGTGTCACAGCGGCGCATGGGCTATCTGGTGACGCTGTACCGGGCGCTTGGCCTGCCGGCTCGCGAGGCGCGCCACTGGGCGCTGCAGGCCTATTCCACGTACGTGGGTCTCCTGCACCTGGCGATCTCCAGCCCGGACACGCTGGGGACGAGCCGCGCCCGCGCCGACTACGTCAAGCACCTCACCCGGGCGCTGATTCCGGCGTGA
- a CDS encoding DUF6463 family protein, producing the protein MRVTNGSLLMLTGALHQVVGLVVYRKPLLEMVHAGVFNSVGEDTSARAAAFWFLAAGGLMLLIGALCHWVERELNRPLPASFGWGLLGVALFCVVPMFETGAWVFFPLGLRVLFQARTPQALPEVLRPFAKGADHVDVKTVESEASLRAFLAGLLSYQPAWVTALYGVRRLFVRMLGLRQLGIPKSQHLRPEDIPMAPGSAASFFTVRHAEEEHVWVVAATDSHLEATLAVVMEPTDGTRRRFHVVTLVHYRNWTGPVYFNAIRPFHHLVVGGMARSAARGGPALGLA; encoded by the coding sequence ATGCGGGTGACGAACGGGTCGTTGCTGATGCTCACCGGAGCGCTGCACCAGGTCGTGGGGCTGGTGGTCTACCGGAAGCCGCTGCTGGAAATGGTGCACGCGGGCGTGTTCAACAGCGTGGGCGAGGACACCAGCGCCCGCGCGGCGGCCTTCTGGTTCCTGGCCGCAGGCGGGCTCATGCTTCTCATCGGAGCGCTGTGCCACTGGGTGGAGCGCGAGCTGAACCGCCCGCTCCCGGCGAGCTTCGGCTGGGGGCTGCTCGGCGTGGCTCTCTTCTGCGTGGTCCCCATGTTCGAGACCGGAGCCTGGGTGTTCTTCCCGCTGGGCCTTCGCGTCCTCTTCCAGGCCCGAACGCCCCAGGCACTACCCGAGGTGCTGCGCCCCTTCGCGAAAGGAGCGGACCACGTGGACGTGAAGACGGTGGAATCAGAGGCCTCACTGCGCGCCTTCCTGGCGGGCCTGCTGTCGTACCAGCCCGCCTGGGTGACGGCCCTGTATGGAGTGCGGCGCCTCTTCGTCCGGATGCTGGGGCTGAGGCAGCTCGGCATTCCCAAGTCCCAGCACCTGCGCCCGGAAGACATCCCCATGGCCCCGGGCAGCGCCGCCTCGTTCTTCACGGTGCGCCACGCGGAGGAGGAGCACGTCTGGGTGGTGGCGGCGACGGACTCGCACCTGGAGGCCACCCTCGCCGTCGTCATGGAGCCAACCGACGGAACCCGGAGGCGCTTCCACGTCGTGACGCTGGTGCACTACCGGAACTGGACCGGACCGGTGTACTTCAACGCCATCCGGCCCTTCCATCACCTCGTCGTGGGGGGAATGGCCCGGAGCGCGGCACGGGGAGGGCCGGCCCTGGGCCTGGCCTGA